The Methylomusa anaerophila genome has a segment encoding these proteins:
- the sfsA gene encoding DNA/RNA nuclease SfsA has translation MNYNIGVAMKYDNIIKGVFIERPNRFLARVTVDGSEQTVHVKNTGRCKEILLPGVEVILEVANNPARKTSLSLIGVYKGDRLINIDSQAPNQVVFESLLAGNVKEIGRIKFAKKEVSFANSRFDIFFETDKQKGFIEVKGVTLEENGTAMFPDAPTLRGTKHLQELIKAAQAGYICCVLFLIQMRPISYFTPNVSTDPNFAAAVRLAARQGVNVLVYDSIVQEDEIKMGDRVPCLLFPPE, from the coding sequence TTGAATTATAATATTGGGGTAGCCATGAAATACGATAATATTATTAAAGGTGTATTTATCGAACGTCCTAACCGGTTTTTAGCTCGCGTTACGGTTGACGGTTCCGAGCAAACTGTTCATGTTAAAAATACGGGTCGATGTAAAGAAATTTTATTGCCGGGAGTGGAGGTCATTCTTGAAGTTGCTAACAACCCTGCCCGTAAAACGTCTTTATCGTTAATCGGGGTATATAAAGGCGATCGTCTGATTAATATTGACTCACAGGCTCCTAACCAAGTGGTTTTTGAAAGCCTGCTGGCAGGAAATGTAAAAGAAATCGGCAGGATTAAGTTTGCCAAAAAAGAAGTGTCTTTTGCGAATTCAAGATTCGATATTTTTTTTGAAACAGACAAACAAAAAGGATTCATCGAAGTCAAAGGAGTGACCTTGGAAGAAAACGGAACTGCCATGTTCCCTGATGCTCCAACTCTAAGAGGAACGAAGCATCTGCAAGAATTGATAAAAGCTGCCCAAGCCGGATATATTTGTTGTGTTCTTTTTTTGATACAAATGCGGCCAATATCATACTTCACTCCCAACGTAAGCACCGACCCAAATTTTGCCGCAGCCGTAAGGCTTGCCGCACGGCAAGGGGTCAATGTGCTGGTATATGATTCTATTGTACAGGAAGACGAAATAAAAATGGGAGACAGGGTCCCATGTTTGCTGTTTCCGCCGGAGTAA
- a CDS encoding amino acid ABC transporter ATP-binding protein — MIQMHGVQKQFGQLQVLKDINLTVKSGEKLVVIGPSGSGKSTLIRCMNLLEQPTEGKVIVDGVEITAPRARVNKVREAVAMVFQQFNLYPHKTVLENLTLAPTLIKGVGKKAAIESGMSFLERVGLKEKADAYPSQLSGGQQQRVAIARALNMRPKIMLFDEPTSALDPEMIQEVLDVMAGLANEGITMVVVTHEMGFARQVADRVIFMDGGRILEEGTPKHFFVNPEHDRTKLFLSKIVH; from the coding sequence ATGATACAGATGCACGGGGTTCAAAAGCAATTCGGACAATTACAAGTTCTAAAAGATATTAACCTTACTGTTAAAAGCGGCGAAAAATTGGTAGTTATCGGACCAAGCGGCTCAGGTAAAAGCACACTTATTCGCTGCATGAACTTATTGGAACAACCAACAGAAGGAAAAGTAATTGTTGACGGGGTTGAAATCACGGCGCCCAGAGCGCGGGTAAACAAAGTGCGGGAGGCAGTGGCTATGGTATTTCAGCAATTCAATTTGTACCCGCATAAAACCGTTCTGGAGAATCTGACTCTGGCGCCAACTTTGATTAAAGGTGTCGGTAAGAAAGCAGCAATTGAGTCGGGAATGAGTTTTCTGGAACGGGTCGGGCTAAAAGAAAAAGCGGACGCCTATCCGTCCCAGCTTTCCGGGGGACAGCAGCAGCGTGTCGCCATTGCCCGGGCACTGAATATGCGGCCCAAAATCATGCTGTTCGACGAGCCTACTTCCGCTCTTGATCCGGAGATGATTCAGGAAGTGCTGGATGTAATGGCGGGTTTAGCAAATGAAGGCATTACGATGGTGGTTGTTACCCACGAGATGGGATTCGCCCGCCAAGTGGCCGACAGGGTTATCTTTATGGATGGCGGGAGAATTCTGGAAGAAGGAACTCCCAAGCATTTTTTTGTCAACCCGGAGCATGACCGGACTAAACTTTTCTTAAGTAAAATCGTACATTAA
- a CDS encoding transporter substrate-binding domain-containing protein codes for MKLKRYLGVTAILLVISLLFITGCGSSGGQQAAGTTANSNSAAGTSPDIKAIKDRGVLKVGVKVDVPKFGFKDPATNKTEGMEIDLAKVIAKKILGDENKVEVQGVTAKTRGPLLDNGEVDLVIATFTITEERKQSYNFSDAYFTDGVALMVKKSAGINGLKDLDGKKIGVAQSATSKKALQEAADKAGVKISFLEFGTYPEIKTALDAGRIDCFSVDAAILFGYLDDSTVILKDRFSPQEYGVASKKSNTGLAKIVNDTINDMKKSGELDKLIQKWGLK; via the coding sequence TTGAAACTTAAAAGGTATCTAGGTGTAACAGCTATTTTACTGGTGATCAGCCTACTATTCATTACCGGGTGCGGCTCATCCGGCGGACAGCAGGCGGCAGGGACAACCGCCAATTCTAACTCTGCAGCCGGTACTTCGCCGGATATTAAGGCAATAAAAGACCGGGGCGTTTTAAAAGTTGGGGTAAAAGTGGATGTTCCCAAATTTGGCTTTAAAGATCCGGCAACCAATAAGACCGAAGGTATGGAGATCGACTTGGCTAAGGTGATAGCCAAAAAGATTCTTGGTGATGAAAATAAGGTTGAAGTACAGGGTGTAACCGCTAAAACCCGTGGACCGCTTCTTGATAACGGTGAGGTTGATCTGGTAATTGCTACTTTTACCATTACGGAAGAACGTAAGCAAAGCTATAACTTTTCCGATGCGTATTTCACCGACGGTGTTGCTTTGATGGTGAAGAAAAGCGCAGGGATTAACGGCTTGAAAGACCTGGACGGCAAGAAGATAGGAGTGGCGCAAAGTGCCACCAGCAAGAAAGCTCTCCAGGAAGCCGCCGACAAAGCGGGCGTTAAAATCAGCTTTTTGGAGTTCGGCACCTATCCCGAGATTAAGACGGCGCTGGATGCCGGACGTATCGATTGCTTCTCTGTCGATGCCGCAATCTTGTTCGGGTATCTGGACGATTCCACCGTCATTCTGAAAGATCGCTTCAGTCCGCAAGAGTATGGTGTAGCTTCTAAAAAGTCAAATACCGGACTTGCCAAAATTGTAAACGATACAATAAACGATATGAAGAAGTCAGGCGAATTGGATAAGCTGATCCAGAAGTGGGGTCTCAAGTAG